A segment of the Sphingobacterium oryzagri genome:
GCCGATGGAAGTACCATTTTTATGATTTTGGACGGGCGAATCAGCTATGCGGATATTGATAAACTCATTAACGAAAAATAGTCATGGTAAAAATATATCAACTTACATTTTGTATAGCGGTGATCTTGATGATTCAGTCCTGCTATATCAGACAAAACTCCAACATGAGTTTTGTAGACCGCTCGATAGCTGGGCGCGACGCGGAAATCGTATCCATTAAAATGCCGATGTTCTTGGTCAAACCTTTTTTGAAGAAAGAACTTCAGAAGGAAGACGACGAGATGTTACGGTTAGCCATGCGAAAGATAAAGAGTGTAAAGCTCACGACATTGTCCAACTCGCAAAATAACGACAGAATACAGGAAAACTTCAAAAAATTTTTGCGAAACGAACGGATGGAAGAGTATGCTGCCATCATCAGTGACGGCGATCGGATAACGATCAATGCACAGACAAAAAAAGACAAAATTAGAAAGTTAATGTTGGGCGTCTCGTCGCAAGATGGTGATCATGTATTTATCGAAGTAAAAGGGAATTTCTCGGTAGATGATATCGCATATGCCATTGATTCCTATGAAAAGAAGAAAGGTGACGATGATAAATAAAGCATAATTTTTCCCTATATTCAACGGAAAAAAAGCCACGATCATGAGTATTAAAAGAAGCTTACTTGTCGAATTAGATAGAGAAACCCAGCAAACCAGAAGGGTATTGGAAAACTTGACGGATGAACATTTGGATTGGAGACCGCATCCAAAGTCTATGTCTGTGAAAGAACTTGCCGGACATATTGTTGAGTTGCATAACTGGGTGGCAGTTGCCTTGCCGAAGGCAGCATTTGATTTTAAAGAGGATTATCAGGCTGTTACCGCAACATCGATCCAAGAAATAATAGATTTGCTAGATGCTGGATATCCGTTAAATAAGGAAGCAATCGAAACAGCGAGTGATGAAAGTTGGTTTGAAAAATGGACCTTAAAAGCAGGTGACTGGGAAATCGCAACGTTGCCACGAGCAGGAGCTATACGTTTTATTGTGACCAACCATTTGATTCATCACCGTGGACAACTTACCGTATACCTTCGTTTGCTAGACGTACCCGTACCGGGGCTATATGGCCCTTCAGCAGACGAAAAGCAATAGTGCTGCTACCGCTTAAACAAAAAAACAAAATCATAAAAAAAGCTCGAAATCAATTCGAGCTTTTTTTATATGATATAAAAAAAGTTATTTCGCTAATTCTTCTGCAATAGCAGCACCGATTTCTGCAGGAGATTCTACAACGCGGATACCACACTCACGCATAATCTTCATTTTAGCAGCAGCAGTATCATCTGCACCACCGACAATCGCTCCAGCATGTCCCATGCGGCGTCCCGGAGGCGCTGTTTGACCTGCGATAAAGCCTACTACTGGTTTTGTTCCAAATTCTTTGATCCAGTTTGCTGCTTCAGCTTCCATGCCTCCACCAATCTCACCGATCATAATAATCCCTTCTGTTTCAGGATCGTTCATCAACAATTCAACAGCTTCTTTCGTTGTTGTTCCAATAATAGGGTCACCACCGATACCGATCGCTGTAGTGATACCTAAACCAGCTTTTACAGTTTGATCCACAGCTTCGTAAGTCAACGTTCCTGATTTAGACACGATACCTACTTTACCTTTTTTGAAGATAAAACCAGGCATGATACCGATTTTAGCTTCTTCAGCCGTGATAATACCCGGACAGTTCGGACCAATTAAACGAGAATTTTTGTCACTCAAGTAAGATTTTACTTGAATCATATCTTTCGTAGGAATACCTTCGGTGATACAAACAATAACTTCGATACCAGCTTGTGCAGCTTCCATGATTGCATCAGCAGCAAATGCAGGTGGAACGAAAATTATAGAAACGTTAGCGCCCGTTGCTTCTACGGCATCTTGTACGGAGTTGAACACGGGACGGTCAAGGTGTGATTGACCACCTTTTCCAGGTGTAACACCGCCGACAACGTTTGTACCGTACTCAATCATCTGAGAAGCGTGGTAAGTACCTTCATTTCCGGTAAAACCTTGTACGATTACCTTTGAATCTTTATTTACTAATACACTCATTTTTTCTGTTTTTTTGCAAAGCAAATCTACTATTTTGCAACGACTTCTAAAAATTAAGCTGCTGCTAAATATGCCATTTTTTTAGAAAAACTTCAACTTTTGAAGGAAATGCCAAACCACAATACCCACAGTAACCGATACATTTAAGGAATGTTTTGTTCCAAACTGCGGAATTTCGATACAAGCATCGATCTGCTGCATAACTTCCTCGGAAACGCCATGCACTTCATTGCCAAATACAAACGCATATTTTGCCGACGATTCGACCGCTACTTCGTGTAAATTGATGCTGCCCGCAGCTTGTTCTATCGCTAAAATTTTGTAACCAGCATCTTTAAGCGACTGTACTGCGTTTTGCGTCGAATCCACGTGCTCCCAAACGACAGACTGCGTAGCACCCAAAGCGGTCTTTTCAATCTCGCGATGCGGGGGCGTACCAGTAATGCCGCATAGCAAGATCTTTTCAATAGCAAAGCCATCTGCCGTTCGAAATGCTGACCCTACATTGTGCATACTGCGCACATTGTCCAACACAATTACGATAGGGGTTTTGTTTTGTGTTTTAAACGATTCGACATCAGGCCGATTCAATTGTTCCATCGATAATTTTTGCATTTGCGCTATTATTAAGGCAGCAAAAATAAGGATTTAAATCTGGAAGCCGCAAAAGCATAAAATGTGTGATCCACTTTTTTAAAAATAGATTTTGAAAATTGAAATTATCATGCTATTTTTGCATTCCGAAATTAGTATACAGAAAATAAAATAGCTAAGAGAAATGGCAAATCATAAATCAGCGATTAAAAGAATTAGAACAAACGCAGCAAAACGCTTAAGAAACCGTTACCAAGCAAAAACTACACGTAACGCGATTAAAAAACTACGTACCACAACAACTGCTGAAGAAGCAAAAGCATTATTGCCTAAAGTTGTTTCTATGTTGGATCGTTTGGCTAAAAAGAACGTTATTCACAAAAAGAAAGCTTCAAACAACAAGTCTAAATTGACCAAGTTTGTTAACAAACTAGCGTAAGCTTTTCTTTGTTTGATGATATATTAGGGAGGTATTTATTTACTTCCCTTTTCTGGTTTCAAAAAAATGCGTCTGCTTTTGCAGACGCATTTTTGTTACTATAAAAGTTGTTTAATGACTTTGTCTAATTTTACTTTGTCGTTTTTATACGGTGATAAGTCGTACAATTCAACTTTACGGAAGTCTATCGGGTGACTTTCGCTTTGCAAGTGAATGAAACCGCTTTCCAGCATTTTGCCATCTTGTTTTTGCTTCGGATCATAGCTTTCCACATTTCCACCACCCACCTGTGGTTTATTGTAAGCTAATACAACCTGTCCATCCAGTATGTGTTGGATGATCGAGTCGCCAAGTACCAGAAAATCTGCCGTTACCCATTGGTCGCCGTGGTATGTTTTAGACGTTGAGCTGGTGCAGTGCGGTGTAAATAGTTTCTCGTTAATAACGACGTTTGTACCTGGTGTGCACAAATTAGACGTGGTACGCTCGTCGGTTCCATTTCCGCCCAATAACTGGCCTTCAATAGAAATCGGAAAGTCTTGATCTTTTAACATGGTTTTCGGATCTTGACCGTGAAGCATCGCTCCACTATTTCTCCAGGCCCAGCCTTCACCACCATTTACTTGCTCGCCCACAAAGCGATACTCCAGGCGAAGGAGATAATAACTGTATGGCGTATTAAATGCTAAATGTCCATACTGTTGCTTAAACTCGTCGTAACCATCGTAGCGTACTTTCAGTAAACCATCTTCCACACGGAAAGTATTAGCATAATTGTCGCCCGGTTCGTGCAACCTGATTTTCGGTGTCCAGTCGTTGATGTCTTTACCGTTAAACAGTTGAATAGGTTTTGGAGTGTCATCGGTGGTAGCTGTAGCATTCGTTTTTGTAGCGCAGGCGAAAAATATTCCGCTAGCGGCCAAAACGGATAAAAACGTGAATTTCATACGTCGGTTTTAAGGTTAAAATAATAAATTTTTGTTCTTCACATATTCACTGGGTCTCACCCCAATAATCTTATTAAAGGTATTGCTAAAGGTAGGCAGGCTGCTGTAGCCCACGCGCATCGCGACTTCATTGACGCTGATCTTGTCGTCTAAAAGCAGTTTCAAAGCTGTCAACATACGAAGAATTGTGTAGTATTGGATAAAAGACATGTTAAGTTCCCGTTGGAACAAGCGAGCTAATGTGCGCTCACTTACATCAAATTCTTTGGCCAACCGTTTAAAGCTGATGTTTTCATCAATACGATGCTCCAAATACGTAACAATCTCCTTTAATTTATCGTGTTTAGGATAGGGGAGCGCTAAGGGCAACTCCGTATTTGAAACTTCCGGAAGAATCAATTTAAAAGCCTTAGCAATAGCATATTTTGGTTCTTCAACCGGAAAAATATTGCCCGTCCATCGGTTGGTAAACATGATAAATTCGATCAGAAAATCGTTGACAGGATAAATGTTTACCCGATCAAAAAAATCGGTATCGGTATCAAAAGCTGGGAAATAGAGGTTACGCATCACCACCTCCGGACTGCTCGGGTGGATGCTATGTTTTACACCTGACGGTATCCAGATATAATGGCGTGCCGGCAGAAAGTATGATTTCTCGACAGTTCTTAAAAATACAATTCCCCCTTCCGTATACAGAAATTGACCTTTGTGATGGCTATGCTCCGCGATGTAATTTTCGCCCATCATCGCATGGTGACAATATATGCTGTCTTCGAATGAATCTACTTCAGTCATGTAGTATTTGTCGACATACGTTTTGTTATCCATAGCTGTTTTCTCTTGTGGGTGCTATAAATTTCCTCTTTTTTGATGAAATAATCAAGATAGTGAGTGTTTGCTTACGCTTTATTTGTTTTTTAATTGAAAATAAGTAAGTCCTGACTTATTTTTATTGAAATTAATCCCTTGATTTACAGCTTATTTAGCTTCGTTGTTTATTGTCAGATAACTCTGTAACAAGTTGATTAATAGCTGGTTCATGTAGTGCTTAAATAACATGATAATAATGTGGCAATAATTAATAAAATCGCGATTCAAAATATGCTTATTATTGTTTATATTACTATAGTGCCTTTAGGCAAAGGAAGTTAACAAATCATTATGGCTTACGAGAGAATAAAACTAGAACGATTAAAAGACAAAGTTATGTCCGCAGAGGAGGCAGTTCTTTTTTTTGAGAACGATATGGTTGTGGGGGCTAGCGGATTTACAAAAGCGGGCGACAGTAAGGTCGTGCTGGAAGCTTTGGCGAAGCGTGCAAAAACCGAAGAGATTAAAATCACGTTGATGACGGGTGCTTCTTTAGGGCACGATACCGACGGAAAATTAGCAGAGGCGGGAGCTTTGAAAAAGCGCATGCCTTTTCAAGTCGATCGTACATTGCGCAACAAAATAAACGCAGGCGAGGTTCTGTTTATCGATCAACACCTGAGCGAGAGTGTAGAATTGCTGCACAACAACATTGCGCGCCCGGTGGATATTGCCGTTCTTGAGGTCGCTTATATTGATCGCGACGGTAGTTTGGTGCCGACCACCTCTGTTGGTAATTCGGCTACATTTGCCGAGTTGGCCGATAAGATTATTTTGGAGATCAATACAGCAATTCCGATGGAGGTGTACGGCCTGCACGATATTTACAAAGCAGAAAACTATCCACATCGAAACGTTATTCCGATTGTAGCACCATGGAATAAGATTGGTCGTAAAACGATTCCGGTTAATCCGGATAAGATCGTAGGGATTGTATTTACAGATAAAAAAGACAGTCCTGCAGATATCGCTGAGCCTGACGAAAAAACAACCGCTATTGCCAACCATATCTTGAAATTTTTTGAGCAGGAAGTGCAATTGGGGCACCTGACCGATCGTTTGCTACCCTTGCAGGCAGGCATTGGTAAGGTGGCTAACGCGGTGCTCACCGGTTTTAAACATAGTAATTTCTATGATTTGACTATGTTTTCCGAGGTTTTGCAAGACAGCACCTTTGATCTGATTGATTCCGGCATTCTTTCATTCGCTTCGGCATCCTCCATCACCGTATCTGCCGCCTGCTATGAGCGAGTATTTGGCAATTTGCAAAAATACCGCGATAAGGTCGTGCTGCGTCCGCAAAATATATCCAATACGCCCGGCTTGATTCGTCGTCTCGGAATTATTGCCATCAATACGGCAATAGAATTTGATATCTACGGAAACGTAAATTCGACACACGTGTCGGGTACAAAAATTATGAATGGTATTGGAGGATCGGGAGATTTTGCACGTAATGCTTACCTCAGTATTTTCGTGACGCAGGCTGCTTCAAAAGGAAATACCATTTCTCATGTGTTGCCGATGGTTTCCCATGTGGATCATACAGAGCATGATGTGGATATTTTGGTGACTGATATCGGACTTGCAGATCTACGCGGACTGGCGCCGCGGGAGCGTGCACAAAAGATTATTGATAACTGTGTACATCCTGATTTCAAAGACGAGCTGCAATCGTATTTCGATCGTGCTTGCGCGCGAGGTGGACATACGCCACATCTTTTGGAAGAAGCCTTTAGCTGGCATATAAGGCTTTCCGAAACCGGCACTATGCAAAAATAGAATGAAGGCGAGGCTGTCTAAAAAGTGATTAAATTTCGTCCTTGCGAGAAGGAGGAACGACGACAACGCAATCTTATCAAATAAAAATGCAGATTGCTTCGTCATACTTCCTCGCCATGACGCATTTTGAAGTTAATCGATTAGCTTTTTGGACGGCCCCGTTTACTTTTTACCGACGTTTACCCCCGTTTTCTACCATATCGGCGTTTTCGCCAAAGTTGCTGTAATAAGGCGGTTATAGTCAAAACCAAAATTGGAAGCAATACATTGATCAGTTGCCAAAAGACTTTTTTTTCTCTCACCACAGCTTGATCTAGCAGGCGCAATTTTACTTCGCGATTGCGCAGGCTGATAAGATTTTCATCATCAATCAGGTAATCAACCACATTTTGCAGGAATACTTTATTGGCAAATTGCTGCTCGGTATAACGATCCCAACCTAACGGATAAGGCGATTGATCTTTAGCACTTATCTGGTTGATCAGCCAATCGC
Coding sequences within it:
- a CDS encoding DUF4252 domain-containing protein — translated: MVKIYQLTFCIAVILMIQSCYIRQNSNMSFVDRSIAGRDAEIVSIKMPMFLVKPFLKKELQKEDDEMLRLAMRKIKSVKLTTLSNSQNNDRIQENFKKFLRNERMEEYAAIISDGDRITINAQTKKDKIRKLMLGVSSQDGDHVFIEVKGNFSVDDIAYAIDSYEKKKGDDDK
- a CDS encoding DinB family protein encodes the protein MSIKRSLLVELDRETQQTRRVLENLTDEHLDWRPHPKSMSVKELAGHIVELHNWVAVALPKAAFDFKEDYQAVTATSIQEIIDLLDAGYPLNKEAIETASDESWFEKWTLKAGDWEIATLPRAGAIRFIVTNHLIHHRGQLTVYLRLLDVPVPGLYGPSADEKQ
- the sucD gene encoding succinate--CoA ligase subunit alpha, giving the protein MSVLVNKDSKVIVQGFTGNEGTYHASQMIEYGTNVVGGVTPGKGGQSHLDRPVFNSVQDAVEATGANVSIIFVPPAFAADAIMEAAQAGIEVIVCITEGIPTKDMIQVKSYLSDKNSRLIGPNCPGIITAEEAKIGIMPGFIFKKGKVGIVSKSGTLTYEAVDQTVKAGLGITTAIGIGGDPIIGTTTKEAVELLMNDPETEGIIMIGEIGGGMEAEAANWIKEFGTKPVVGFIAGQTAPPGRRMGHAGAIVGGADDTAAAKMKIMRECGIRVVESPAEIGAAIAEELAK
- a CDS encoding RNA methyltransferase, encoding MQKLSMEQLNRPDVESFKTQNKTPIVIVLDNVRSMHNVGSAFRTADGFAIEKILLCGITGTPPHREIEKTALGATQSVVWEHVDSTQNAVQSLKDAGYKILAIEQAAGSINLHEVAVESSAKYAFVFGNEVHGVSEEVMQQIDACIEIPQFGTKHSLNVSVTVGIVVWHFLQKLKFF
- the rpsT gene encoding 30S ribosomal protein S20 encodes the protein MANHKSAIKRIRTNAAKRLRNRYQAKTTRNAIKKLRTTTTAEEAKALLPKVVSMLDRLAKKNVIHKKKASNNKSKLTKFVNKLA
- a CDS encoding 3-keto-disaccharide hydrolase, yielding MKFTFLSVLAASGIFFACATKTNATATTDDTPKPIQLFNGKDINDWTPKIRLHEPGDNYANTFRVEDGLLKVRYDGYDEFKQQYGHLAFNTPYSYYLLRLEYRFVGEQVNGGEGWAWRNSGAMLHGQDPKTMLKDQDFPISIEGQLLGGNGTDERTTSNLCTPGTNVVINEKLFTPHCTSSTSKTYHGDQWVTADFLVLGDSIIQHILDGQVVLAYNKPQVGGGNVESYDPKQKQDGKMLESGFIHLQSESHPIDFRKVELYDLSPYKNDKVKLDKVIKQLL
- a CDS encoding helix-turn-helix transcriptional regulator encodes the protein MDNKTYVDKYYMTEVDSFEDSIYCHHAMMGENYIAEHSHHKGQFLYTEGGIVFLRTVEKSYFLPARHYIWIPSGVKHSIHPSSPEVVMRNLYFPAFDTDTDFFDRVNIYPVNDFLIEFIMFTNRWTGNIFPVEEPKYAIAKAFKLILPEVSNTELPLALPYPKHDKLKEIVTYLEHRIDENISFKRLAKEFDVSERTLARLFQRELNMSFIQYYTILRMLTALKLLLDDKISVNEVAMRVGYSSLPTFSNTFNKIIGVRPSEYVKNKNLLF
- a CDS encoding succinate CoA transferase; translation: MSAEEAVLFFENDMVVGASGFTKAGDSKVVLEALAKRAKTEEIKITLMTGASLGHDTDGKLAEAGALKKRMPFQVDRTLRNKINAGEVLFIDQHLSESVELLHNNIARPVDIAVLEVAYIDRDGSLVPTTSVGNSATFAELADKIILEINTAIPMEVYGLHDIYKAENYPHRNVIPIVAPWNKIGRKTIPVNPDKIVGIVFTDKKDSPADIAEPDEKTTAIANHILKFFEQEVQLGHLTDRLLPLQAGIGKVANAVLTGFKHSNFYDLTMFSEVLQDSTFDLIDSGILSFASASSITVSAACYERVFGNLQKYRDKVVLRPQNISNTPGLIRRLGIIAINTAIEFDIYGNVNSTHVSGTKIMNGIGGSGDFARNAYLSIFVTQAASKGNTISHVLPMVSHVDHTEHDVDILVTDIGLADLRGLAPRERAQKIIDNCVHPDFKDELQSYFDRACARGGHTPHLLEEAFSWHIRLSETGTMQK